TTAAAACTATTCAAGAACATTTCAATTTACACATTTGGTAACATTCTTAATAAGAGTGTTATGTTTCTTTTATTGCCTCTTTATACTCACATCCTGCAACCCGCTGATTATGGAAAACTTGAGCTTGTGTATCTGATCGGGAACATACTTATAGTTTTTTATAGTCTTAGTATTGAAAATGGCTATAATCGGATATATTTTCATGACAAGGATACCGGATTTAGGAAAGTCTTATTCTCAACTGGTCAGCTTTTTAGCTTTTTAAGCGCGATTGCAATTGCGAGTATTATGCTTTTTAATGCTGATTACATTGCCGGCCAGTTTCTAAATTTTGATGAAGGTACTTTTTTCCTCAAATTAATTGCTGCTGTCATTGTCATAGAGGTACTTACTCACATTCCATTAAACAATATCCGAATTCGAAATGAAGCAAAAACATTCGTTCTTATTAACCTGCTAAGTCTTATCATTGTAACTTCCTTTACGATTTACTTTCTGGTCTTTGCCAGGCTTGGAATTGCAGGCATTCTTTATGCGAGGATTATAAGTGGGTTGGTTACTCTCAGCATTCTTCTGTACCTCACAAGGCGTGAATACAAATTTGGTTTCTCTTCCTCTCAGCTTAAGTTAATGCTTGGATTTTCTATTTTTCTAATACCCGTTAATCTTTCATCTCTGATTTTAAACATGAGTAATAGATATTTCCTTCAGGAGTATCAATCGTTGGAAGATGTTGGCCTCTATTCCTTAGGAGCTAAAATTGCTGGAATCATACCATTTTTATTTAATGAGCCGGTAAACAAGGCGTTCTTTCCTTATTTGTTCGAGCAAATAGATGAACCCCAAAAATGCAAAAAGATATTGGTTGATTTTTCCATGATTTATGTTTCAATTCTCTCTGCTATCGCGCTGTTCATTTCACTCTTTGCAAGAGAAGTTGTTATGGTGATGGCGGATAAAAGTTATGAAGGCAGCCATTCAATTGTAGCTATTCTGTCCTTGTCTTACATCCTTCTGGGTTTTTCAAGCTTGACAGTTCTTGGCATACACATTTCAAGAAAAACATGGATTGTATCTATCATCTGGCCTGTATCAGCAATTGTTAACATCGCTTTGAATATACTGCTCATACCGGAATTTGGCCAAATGGGTGCTGCTATCGCAACTCTGCTTTCTGTCATCGTAATTAATATACTTTATTTGTTTGCCTTAAGCAAAGTCTATCCGGTTTCGTTCAATTACAGCAAATTATCCTTCATTTTTATAACGATGGTGATTTTGAACTATATTGGCACACTTATAAATTATTCCTTGACCACAAGCATCATCTTGAAATCGTTATTGTTCATAACTTTTCTACTTATCTTGTACATTGGCGGTGCTTTCAGGACTGACGAGTTCTCGCTAAGCAAACACTTGAAAAAAAAGAAAAATGATAATGGATAATTCGTAAATGATCATTTCTATGAGTAGGAGAAAAGAACAAAAAGATACCGTGCTTATCGGACCACTTCCACCTCCAATCGGTGGTGTTTCGGTCCATATAGCAAGATATAGCAAGCTGCATAATATTCCGGTTATCCCGGAAAACAATTCCAGAAAATGGAAAATTGTCTCGCGTTTACTTTTAATTGAAGCTAAAAGCATCCATGTTCATTCTGCAAGTTGGTTTATAGCTTTAGTCCTTATATTTAAATACTACTTTTCC
This genomic interval from Bacteroidales bacterium contains the following:
- a CDS encoding oligosaccharide flippase family protein; amino-acid sequence: MFLLLPLYTHILQPADYGKLELVYLIGNILIVFYSLSIENGYNRIYFHDKDTGFRKVLFSTGQLFSFLSAIAIASIMLFNADYIAGQFLNFDEGTFFLKLIAAVIVIEVLTHIPLNNIRIRNEAKTFVLINLLSLIIVTSFTIYFLVFARLGIAGILYARIISGLVTLSILLYLTRREYKFGFSSSQLKLMLGFSIFLIPVNLSSLILNMSNRYFLQEYQSLEDVGLYSLGAKIAGIIPFLFNEPVNKAFFPYLFEQIDEPQKCKKILVDFSMIYVSILSAIALFISLFAREVVMVMADKSYEGSHSIVAILSLSYILLGFSSLTVLGIHISRKTWIVSIIWPVSAIVNIALNILLIPEFGQMGAAIATLLSVIVINILYLFALSKVYPVSFNYSKLSFIFITMVILNYIGTLINYSLTTSIILKSLLFITFLLILYIGGAFRTDEFSLSKHLKKKKNDNG